In Fusarium oxysporum Fo47 chromosome VII, complete sequence, the following proteins share a genomic window:
- a CDS encoding cytochrome P450: protein MFIRYTVKDISPSQALALVAALALSWIIATIVYRLHFHPLSKYPGPFWARISAFPAYYRTKKQNRHIWFWQLQQKYGSTFRITPNTVLINTPTGLKAIFNNKANVKKAEYYKAYPRNVHAMTTWNTIDKTIHARKRRVMNNAFSDKAMRSCEPFIQENIDRWFELINEEIDHLVFDILGDLCFGKSFGMKEHDSDLRHIPRLMTDFMALLHPIAYSPFTALWVWLKPRGLDQLLAVAAPPALSRWQNFVEKCFAERVKVEDDARKLNKPEADSRKDFFHYLLQAVDPVTGKGYTKDELFGESESLIIAGSDTTATSTAAAFFYLSRSPQVQEKLVKEITSAFSSADDIKSGTTLYSCQYLRAFIDETLRMSPPVPADLAREVEKGGIVVDGQYIPEGINVSCASYCLHHNPEFYPEPFKFYPERWIVDEKNESGVSAESVALAQSAFMPFSTGPRGCIGKNLAYLEMSLVLARIVYNYEIRPDITSNLGGGSLNAVEGRRTCDQYQLHDIFVGIRDGPMVQLAKRTRSA, encoded by the exons ATGTTCATTCGATACACGGTGAAGGAcatctctccatctcaagcTTTGGCTCTGGTAGCCGCACTAGCCTTGAGCTGGATCATTGCTACGATTGTGTATAGACTTCACTTCCATCCTCTCTCCAAATATCCAGGCCCTTTCTGGGCACGCATCTCAGCATTTCCGGCGTACTACCGTACTAAGAAGCAGAATCGCCATATATGGTTCTGGCAACTACAGCAGAAGTACG GCTCAACATTCCGCATTACTCCCAATACTGTCCTGATCAACACTCCCACCGGCCTCAaggccatcttcaacaacaaagcCAATGTGAAAAAGGCCGAATATTACAAGGCATATCCTCGCAATGTTCATGCCATGACAACATGGAACACGATTGATAAGACTATTCATGCTCGGAAGAGGCGCGTCATGAACAACGCCTTTTCTGATAAGGCAATGCGTTCTTGCGAGCCGTTTATCCAAGAGAACATTGATCGATGGTTCGAATTGATCAACGAAGAGATTG ATCATCTCGTTTTTGACATCCTTGGTGATCTATGTTTTGGTAAATCGTTTGGCATGAAGGAGCACGATAGCGATCTGCGACATATCCCACGCCTCATGACCGACTTTATGGCTCTTCTTCACCCC ATCGCTTATTCCCCCTTTACTGCTCTATGGGTATGGCTCAAGCCTCGTGGTCTCGACCAACTCCTCGCTGTCGCCGCACCCCCTGCCCTGAGTAGATGGCAAAACTTTGTCGAGAAATGCTTCGCCGAGAGAGTAAAAGTCGAAGACGACGCTCGAAAATTGAACAAGCCCGAAGCTGACAGCCGAAAAGACTTCTTCCATTATCTCCTTCAGGCCGTGGACCCCGTAACTGGAAAGGGATACACCAAAGATGAGCTTTTTGGTGAGAGTGAGTCTCTCATTATTGCTGGCTCTGACACGACTGCTACTAGcacagctgctgctttcTTCTACCTTTCGCGCAGCCCTCAGGTCCAGGAGAAGCTCGTAAAGGAGATTACTTCTGCGTTCTCTAGTGCTGATGACATCAAGAGCGGCACGACTCTTTATTCTTGTCAGTATCTTCGAGCCTTTATCGACGAAACATTGCGTATGAGTCCTCCCGTTCCAGCCGATCTTGCTCGAGAGGTCGAGAAGGGCGGAATCGTTGTCGATGGGCAGTATATCCCTGAGGGTATCAATGTCAGCTGTGCATCTTACTGCCTTCACCATAACCCTGAGTTCTACCCTGAGCCGTTTAAATTTTATCCAGAGCGTTGGAtagttgatgagaagaatgagtCTGGTGTTTCGGCTGAGAGCGTTGCTCTGGCTCAGAGCGCTTTCATGCCTTTCTCTACTGGACCTCGGGGATGTATTGGAAAGAACCTGGCCTATCTTGAGATGAGTTTGGTTTTGGCGAGGATTGTTTACAACTATGAGATCAGGCCTGATATCACTAGTAATCTTGGTGGCGGTAGCCTTAATGCTGTCGAGGGCCGTCGCACTTGTGATCAGTACCAACTACATGATATATTCGTCGGTATTAGGGATGGACCTATGGTGCAGCTTGCAAAACGGACTCGTTCGGCGtag
- a CDS encoding Bromodomain-containing protein produces the protein MSCNNRIDFVPSLLAQEGLWKGPIPLPEKPAVIEERNGEIEFRVVNNDGDQESLIVLGGLKCVFQKQLPEMPKSYIARLVYDRAHMSIVIVRKPLAVVGGITYRPFKHRKFAEIVFCAVLSDEQAKGYGAHLMSHLKDYIKASSNMMYLLTYADNSAIPYFKKQGFTKEITLDDSIWKGCIKDYEGGTLMQCSMLPRVRYLEVGRMLLKQKKCVRAKIQAFSKSHVIHQPPKQWENGLTPIDPLSIDAIRASGWSPGMDELARQSHHGPNYKQLLHLLNDLQDHQSSWPFRQPVSEDDVADYYEVIKEPMDLSTMEARLEAEQYMTPEDFLKDARLIFDNCRQFNGENSLYVKCANKLEKYMWRQIRKISEWSHLQ, from the exons ATGAGTTGCAATAATCGTATTGACTTCGTGCCCTCGCTTCTGGCACAGGAAGGACTATGGAAGGGGCCCATTCCACTTCCTGAGAAG CCCGCAGTTATTGAAGAACGTAACGGCGAGATAGAATTTCGTGTCGTCAACAATGATGGTGACCAGGAGAGTCTCATAGTCCTGGGTGGGCTGAAATGtgtcttccagaagcagcTACCGGAGATGCCCAAGAGCTACATCGCACGCCTCGTCTACGATAGAGCTCACATGTCTATCGTCATTGTGAGGAAACCGCTAGCAGTAGTAGGTGGCATCACGTACCGGCCGTTCAAGCACCGCAAGTTCGCCGAGATTGTCTTCTGCGCCGTCTTATCGGACGAGCAGGCCAAGGGCTACGGGGCGCACCTCATGTCGCATCTGAAGGACTACATTAAGGCATCATCAAATATGATGTATCTCCTGACCTATGCCGACAACTCGGCCATCCCCTATTTCAAGAAACAAGGTTTTACAAAGGAGATCACGTTGGATGACTCAATCTGGAAGGGGTGTATAAAAGACTATGAGGGCGGAACTCTTATGCAGTGCTCTATGCTCCCAAGAGTTCGCTACCTAGAGGTAGGCCGCATGCTcctcaagcagaagaaatgcGTCCGTGCCAAAATACAAGCCTTTAGTAAGAGCCACGTGATCCATCAACCTCCGAAACAGTGGGAGAACGGCCTTACTCCGATTGATCCCCTATCCATCGACGCAATCCGGGCGTCAGGTTGGTCACCTGGTATGGACGAGCTGGCTAGGCAATCCCACCACGGCCCGAATTACAAGCAGCTGTTACATCTCTTAAATGACCTCCAGGACCATCAATCATCGTGGCCATTCCGGCAGCCTGTCAGCGAGGACGATGTCGCCGACTATTACGAAGTCATCAAGGAACCAATGGACCTAAGTACTATGGAGGCCAGGCTGGAAGCGGAACAATACATGACACCTGAGGATTTCCTTAAAGACGCCCGGCTCATCTTTGACAACTGTCGACAATTCAATGGCGAGAATTCGCTCTATGTGAAGTGTGCCAACAAGTTAGAGAAGTACATGTGGCGGCAGATACGCAAGATCTCCGAGTGGTCGCATTTGCAGTAG